The following are encoded in a window of Geobacter metallireducens GS-15 genomic DNA:
- the tolR gene encoding protein TolR translates to MEIGSRNNGDRGTMSQINVTPMVDVMLVLLVIFMVTAPMMQQGVQVNLPKAETKAMATQEESVVVSIDRSGKVFINATEVAPGDLKGKLTSMVANRTKKEVFLKADRDVPYGDVVRTMAEIKGAGIERLGMVTEPAPTK, encoded by the coding sequence ATGGAAATCGGCAGCAGAAACAACGGCGACCGCGGCACCATGTCGCAGATCAACGTCACCCCTATGGTGGACGTGATGCTCGTGCTCCTGGTCATCTTCATGGTTACGGCCCCCATGATGCAGCAGGGGGTCCAGGTGAACCTCCCCAAGGCGGAAACCAAGGCCATGGCCACCCAGGAAGAGTCGGTGGTCGTCTCCATCGACCGAAGCGGCAAGGTCTTCATCAACGCCACGGAGGTGGCTCCGGGGGACCTGAAGGGAAAGCTGACTTCCATGGTGGCCAACCGGACCAAGAAGGAGGTCTTCCTCAAGGCCGACCGGGATGTCCCCTACGGAGATGTGGTGCGAACCATGGCTGAAATCAAGGGGGCCGGCATCGAGCGCCTCGGCATGGTGACGGAGCCAGCCCCGACAAAATGA
- a CDS encoding energy transducer TonB, translated as MSRTRQPRDTGLGWGVAASCVVHASVAAFVLLHHFSSPAPLEAPVYYVDVVNLPVAAPQAGSPVTGGSPPPAAPSPPPKPAEMALPQKRTPTKAATPKKSSSKESDAGKAFEERMDKLQRAIDERRQEAALDSLRRKTAGSGRQPERVGTPGGTGKEAGSDYASYIQSRLTDAFQSTIAHQSKAPEVVVKLTIDAGGHIARKRIERSSGDKIFEESVYKAIARAEKTFVPPPGGGEFDYGFIFRPQGVGKK; from the coding sequence ATGAGCCGTACCCGCCAACCGAGAGATACCGGGCTGGGGTGGGGGGTTGCCGCTTCCTGCGTCGTCCACGCCTCCGTCGCCGCCTTTGTCCTCCTCCACCACTTCTCTTCCCCCGCCCCCCTAGAGGCGCCCGTCTACTACGTGGATGTCGTGAACCTGCCGGTGGCCGCTCCCCAAGCCGGGAGTCCCGTAACCGGAGGGAGCCCGCCCCCAGCGGCGCCGTCTCCCCCACCGAAGCCCGCGGAGATGGCCCTTCCCCAGAAACGCACCCCGACAAAGGCGGCCACGCCGAAGAAGAGTTCCTCAAAGGAGAGTGATGCCGGCAAGGCCTTCGAGGAGCGGATGGACAAACTCCAGCGGGCCATCGACGAACGGCGCCAAGAAGCGGCCCTCGACTCCCTGCGGCGCAAGACCGCAGGAAGCGGCCGCCAGCCGGAGCGGGTGGGAACCCCCGGCGGCACCGGGAAAGAGGCCGGAAGCGACTACGCCAGCTATATCCAGTCCCGGCTCACGGACGCCTTCCAGTCCACCATCGCCCACCAGAGCAAGGCACCGGAAGTGGTGGTAAAACTCACCATCGACGCCGGCGGGCACATCGCGCGGAAGCGGATCGAGCGTTCGAGCGGCGACAAAATTTTCGAGGAATCGGTCTACAAGGCCATCGCCCGGGCCGAAAAGACCTTTGTCCCGCCCCCCGGCGGCGGCGAATTCGACTACGGTTTCATCTTCAGACCACAGGGAGTGGGAAAAAAATGA